Proteins from a genomic interval of Rhodococcoides fascians A25f:
- a CDS encoding LysR family transcriptional regulator yields MTRGGAKIPSADDLLVLLAVSRTGRYSSAADDLGINHTTISRRIAALEDTLGGRVLTRGAGGWELTQLGHGALAAAEAVEDALRTLVSSDAGALEGVVRISATDGFSAYIAAPAAARVQRAHPRVSVEIVAVTRRASQQRSGLDIEIVVGQPQVHRAEAIRLGDYLLGLYASEAYLKEHGTPQVPADLSAHPFIYFIDSMLHVDDLDLAPNFTPTMRESVTSTNVFVHVEATRASAGIGLLPCFMADRHSDLHRILPDAIAVKLTYWLVTRTETLRRPEVSAVVDAIRAVVTEQRSALLGES; encoded by the coding sequence ATGACACGCGGTGGCGCGAAGATCCCCAGTGCAGACGACCTGCTGGTGCTGCTCGCCGTCAGTCGAACCGGTCGTTACAGCTCCGCAGCCGACGACCTGGGCATCAACCACACGACCATTTCCCGACGCATCGCCGCACTCGAGGACACGCTCGGCGGCCGAGTCCTCACCCGTGGAGCCGGCGGCTGGGAGCTGACGCAACTGGGCCACGGGGCGCTGGCCGCCGCCGAGGCTGTCGAGGATGCGCTGCGCACCCTCGTCTCGAGCGATGCAGGCGCGCTGGAAGGCGTGGTCCGTATTTCGGCGACCGACGGATTCAGTGCCTACATCGCAGCCCCGGCCGCGGCGCGGGTGCAGCGCGCTCATCCGCGGGTGTCCGTGGAAATCGTCGCGGTCACCAGACGCGCGTCGCAGCAACGATCGGGCCTGGACATCGAGATCGTCGTCGGACAACCGCAGGTGCATCGCGCGGAGGCCATCCGGCTCGGGGACTATCTACTCGGCCTCTACGCCTCCGAGGCGTATCTGAAGGAACACGGAACACCGCAGGTGCCGGCCGACCTCTCCGCACACCCGTTCATCTATTTCATCGACTCGATGCTGCACGTCGACGATCTCGATCTGGCCCCCAACTTCACCCCGACGATGCGCGAATCGGTCACCTCCACCAACGTCTTCGTCCACGTCGAAGCCACTCGAGCATCAGCAGGAATCGGACTGCTGCCGTGCTTCATGGCAGACCGTCACTCCGACCTTCACCGAATCCTGCCCGACGCCATCGCCGTGAAACTGACCTACTGGCTCGTCACCCGCACCGAAACCCTGCGACGACCGGAGGTGTCGGCAGTGGTCGACGCGATCCGCGCGGTCGTCACCGAGCAGCGCTCGGCTCTGCTGGGAGAGAGCTGA
- a CDS encoding MFS transporter produces the protein MSVDQPLTERPEPPDPDATPAGLKKVVGASMAGTIVEWYEFFLYGTAATLVFSKIFFAAGTSELDAILAAFVTYAVGFVARPLGGIVFGHYGDKYGRKKLLQFSLVLVGGATFLMGCLPTFEAIGYWAPALLVTLRFIQGFAVGGEWGGAVLLVAEHSPNKSRGFWASWPQAGVPAGNLLATVALLVLTTTLSDEAFLSWGWRVAFWLSAVIVFVGYYIRTKVSDAPIFLEAHKQAEVIKAASYGVFEVVKRYPRGVFTAMGLRFGENVMYYLVVTFSITYLKVEVGTDTSTILWWMLIAHAIHFCTIPLVGRLADRIGRRPVYFAGALTAATWGFFAFPMMNSGHNVVILLAIIIGLMFHAFMYATQPAIMAEMFPTRMRYSGVSLGYQVTSIVAGSLAPIIAVKLLDIYGSSVPIAVYLAVACAITVVAVVVARETKGLALESIDIADAKNLATEAELAKAGLLDQNAQR, from the coding sequence ATGAGCGTCGATCAGCCGCTGACCGAACGACCCGAACCACCGGATCCCGATGCCACCCCCGCAGGCCTGAAGAAGGTCGTCGGAGCGTCGATGGCAGGCACCATCGTCGAGTGGTACGAGTTCTTTCTCTACGGCACCGCCGCAACGCTGGTGTTCAGCAAGATCTTCTTCGCTGCCGGAACCAGTGAGCTCGACGCGATCCTCGCGGCTTTCGTCACCTACGCCGTCGGCTTCGTCGCTCGACCGTTGGGCGGCATCGTCTTCGGCCACTACGGCGACAAGTACGGCCGAAAGAAGTTGCTGCAGTTCAGCCTCGTCCTCGTCGGCGGAGCCACGTTCCTCATGGGCTGCCTGCCGACGTTCGAGGCGATCGGCTACTGGGCACCGGCATTGCTGGTGACGTTGCGCTTCATTCAGGGCTTCGCCGTCGGCGGCGAATGGGGAGGCGCGGTTCTCCTTGTGGCAGAACACAGCCCGAACAAGTCTCGCGGATTCTGGGCCAGCTGGCCGCAGGCCGGTGTGCCCGCAGGTAACCTGCTCGCCACCGTCGCGCTGCTGGTCCTGACGACCACCCTGTCCGACGAAGCCTTCCTCAGCTGGGGCTGGCGCGTCGCGTTCTGGCTCTCCGCCGTCATCGTTTTCGTCGGCTACTACATCCGCACCAAGGTCTCCGACGCCCCGATCTTCCTCGAGGCACACAAGCAGGCCGAGGTCATCAAGGCCGCGTCGTACGGCGTCTTCGAGGTCGTCAAGCGTTACCCGCGTGGCGTATTCACCGCGATGGGCCTGCGCTTCGGTGAGAACGTCATGTACTACCTCGTCGTCACCTTCTCCATCACGTACCTCAAGGTCGAGGTGGGTACCGACACCAGCACGATCCTGTGGTGGATGCTGATCGCCCACGCTATCCACTTCTGCACGATTCCGTTGGTGGGCAGGCTCGCCGACCGCATCGGTCGTCGTCCGGTGTACTTCGCCGGTGCGCTCACCGCGGCCACGTGGGGCTTCTTCGCGTTCCCCATGATGAACAGTGGACACAACGTCGTCATCCTGCTGGCCATCATCATCGGCCTGATGTTCCACGCCTTCATGTACGCCACGCAGCCCGCCATCATGGCCGAGATGTTCCCGACGCGTATGCGGTACTCCGGTGTGTCCCTGGGCTATCAGGTCACCTCGATCGTCGCCGGTTCGCTGGCCCCGATCATCGCGGTCAAGCTGCTCGACATCTACGGCTCGTCCGTACCGATCGCGGTGTACCTGGCCGTGGCCTGCGCCATCACCGTGGTTGCCGTCGTCGTCGCTCGGGAGACCAAGGGACTCGCGCTCGAAAGCATCGACATCGCCGACGCCAAGAACCTGGCCACCGAGGCCGAGTTGGCGAAGGCCGGTCTGCTCGATCAGAATGCACAGCGGTGA
- the kdpA gene encoding potassium-transporting ATPase subunit KdpA: protein MTAALAASLQILVVVVVLAIAYVPLGDYMAKVFATEHDVDSRTESLGAAGSTATLQRTRGGTTVWADLRIEKLIYRLCRIDPRSQQTWVGYALSLLGFSAASVLFLYALQRVQGVLPLNGGLSGVSPSVAFNTAISFVSNTNWQSYTPETTMSNLTQPLGLAVQNFVSAAVGLAVAIAVVRGFVRVRAGGEIGNFWVDLVRGILRILLPLSFVIALILLTQGVIQSFSTGFASTGLDGSSVSNALAPVASQEAIKELGTNGGGILGANSAHPFENPTPLTNVVQIISILLIPVALTRTFGTMVGDRRQGLTLLAVMAALFAALLTVTAVAESGARGVAAQAAGSMMEGKEVRFGIPGSTLFAVATTGTSTGAVNSAHDSMSPLGGGAVLLNMLFGEIAPGGVGTGLYGLLVLAIIAVFVGGLLVGRTPEYLGKKIGQRQITLAALSVLVMPALVLIGTSITVILSSTTGFQGNSGDPGTPGSIHGFTEVLYAYASASNNNGSAFGGLTVTSDWFQTSLGIAMLLGRFLPIIFVLALAGSLATSKRTAPNPGTLPTTGPLFTGLVLGTAVLVAALTFFPALALGPIAEALQ from the coding sequence ATGACCGCAGCTCTGGCAGCATCGCTCCAGATCCTCGTGGTCGTCGTCGTTCTGGCGATCGCGTACGTACCTCTCGGTGACTACATGGCGAAAGTCTTTGCCACCGAACATGATGTCGACTCGAGAACAGAGAGCCTCGGTGCCGCAGGGAGTACAGCCACCCTGCAGCGCACCCGCGGCGGCACCACCGTGTGGGCAGATCTTCGTATCGAAAAGCTCATCTACCGCCTCTGCCGAATCGACCCGCGCTCCCAGCAGACCTGGGTCGGATACGCGCTCTCGCTACTCGGTTTCTCCGCTGCGAGTGTCCTCTTTCTCTATGCGCTGCAACGAGTTCAGGGTGTTCTCCCGCTGAACGGAGGACTGTCGGGAGTGAGCCCGTCGGTCGCGTTCAACACCGCGATCTCCTTCGTCTCCAACACCAACTGGCAGTCGTACACACCCGAGACCACGATGTCGAACCTGACGCAGCCCTTGGGCTTGGCGGTGCAGAACTTCGTTTCTGCCGCAGTCGGCCTCGCTGTCGCCATCGCCGTCGTGCGAGGTTTCGTGCGCGTACGGGCCGGCGGTGAGATCGGCAACTTCTGGGTCGACCTGGTCCGCGGAATCCTCCGTATCCTGCTACCGCTGTCTTTCGTCATCGCACTGATTCTGCTGACGCAAGGCGTAATTCAGTCCTTCAGCACAGGTTTCGCCTCGACGGGACTCGACGGGTCGTCGGTCTCGAACGCTTTGGCTCCTGTCGCATCGCAGGAGGCGATCAAGGAACTGGGCACCAACGGTGGCGGGATCCTCGGCGCGAACTCCGCGCACCCGTTCGAGAACCCGACCCCATTGACCAACGTCGTGCAGATCATCTCGATCCTGCTCATCCCGGTGGCACTGACCCGTACGTTCGGGACGATGGTGGGCGATCGTCGTCAGGGCCTGACCCTGCTCGCGGTCATGGCGGCACTGTTCGCAGCACTCCTCACGGTCACTGCAGTCGCAGAATCCGGTGCTCGCGGCGTCGCCGCGCAGGCAGCAGGTTCGATGATGGAGGGCAAGGAAGTTCGGTTCGGCATTCCCGGATCGACCCTCTTCGCTGTTGCGACAACGGGAACTTCCACCGGCGCAGTCAATTCCGCGCACGACAGCATGTCTCCCCTCGGCGGAGGAGCCGTCCTGCTGAACATGCTCTTCGGCGAAATCGCTCCTGGCGGTGTCGGAACCGGTCTGTACGGACTGCTGGTGCTCGCGATCATCGCGGTGTTCGTGGGTGGACTCCTCGTCGGCCGCACGCCCGAGTACCTCGGCAAGAAGATCGGGCAGCGCCAGATCACCCTCGCCGCGCTGTCGGTACTGGTGATGCCCGCATTGGTTCTGATCGGCACCTCGATCACCGTGATCCTGTCCTCCACCACCGGCTTCCAGGGCAATTCGGGTGACCCGGGTACGCCAGGGTCGATACACGGATTCACCGAGGTCCTCTACGCCTACGCCTCCGCCTCGAACAACAACGGCAGCGCGTTCGGCGGGTTGACCGTCACCAGCGACTGGTTCCAGACGTCCCTGGGTATTGCGATGCTGCTCGGACGCTTCCTTCCGATCATCTTCGTATTGGCACTGGCCGGTTCGCTCGCCACATCCAAACGCACCGCTCCGAATCCCGGCACCCTTCCCACGACCGGACCATTGTTCACCGGACTGGTACTCGGAACCGCCGTTCTTGTTGCGGCACTGACATTCTTCCCGGCCCTGGCTTTGGGCCCGATCGCAGAGGCACTGCAATGA
- a CDS encoding DHA2 family efflux MFS transporter permease subunit: MTTISSENVGDATSTTSPVDERAHRNRWLILATLGLAQLMVVLDATIVNIALPAAQLDLGFDNADRSWVVTAYALAFGSLLLLGGRLSDLFGRRNTFLIGLVGFALMSAVGGAAVNFGMLVAARAGQGVFGALLAPAALSLLATTFTDTKERAKAFGIFGAIAGGGGALGLLLGGMLTEWANWRWSLYVNLIFAALAFVGGFLFLAKHKVDVRPKLDIPGTIAVSAALFSIVYGFAHAESDGWGNSVTLGFLAAGVVLLAVFVTIQMRVEHPLLPLRIVLNRTRAGSFLAVFVTGAGMFAVFLFLTYYLQNTLKYTPITTGFAFMPMIASLILTATLSTALILPRFGPRILMTTGLIVASVGMGLLTQIDIDSSYVTHILPGLVIMGLGLGATMAPAMQGAISGVDPDDSGVASATVNTMQQVGGSIGTALLSTVAANAATSYVSTNMATATDAALLQANAEIASYTTTFWWASGIFLLGAVLSATLLKKGPLPSAPEGAVVVGH, encoded by the coding sequence ATGACCACCATTTCATCGGAGAACGTGGGCGACGCCACGTCGACCACTTCGCCGGTCGACGAGCGCGCGCATCGGAATCGTTGGCTGATTCTCGCGACGCTCGGACTGGCCCAGCTCATGGTCGTGCTCGACGCGACCATCGTGAACATCGCACTCCCCGCCGCCCAGCTCGACCTGGGCTTCGACAACGCCGACCGCTCCTGGGTCGTCACCGCGTATGCACTCGCGTTCGGCAGCCTGCTGCTGCTCGGCGGCCGCCTCAGCGACCTGTTCGGACGACGCAACACCTTCCTCATCGGACTCGTCGGCTTCGCGCTGATGTCGGCGGTGGGCGGCGCGGCCGTCAACTTCGGCATGCTCGTCGCCGCCCGCGCCGGTCAGGGCGTCTTCGGCGCTCTCCTCGCGCCCGCGGCTCTGTCTCTGTTGGCCACCACCTTCACCGATACCAAGGAACGCGCCAAGGCATTCGGCATCTTCGGTGCCATCGCCGGCGGCGGCGGCGCACTCGGCCTGCTGCTCGGCGGCATGCTCACCGAATGGGCCAACTGGCGCTGGAGCCTGTACGTCAACCTGATCTTCGCCGCGCTCGCATTCGTCGGCGGCTTCCTGTTCCTGGCCAAGCACAAGGTCGACGTCCGACCTAAGCTCGACATCCCCGGCACGATCGCCGTCTCGGCCGCGCTGTTCTCGATCGTCTACGGCTTCGCCCACGCCGAGTCCGACGGCTGGGGCAACTCGGTCACCCTCGGATTCCTCGCCGCAGGTGTCGTCCTGCTCGCGGTGTTCGTGACCATCCAGATGCGCGTCGAGCACCCGTTGCTGCCGTTGCGGATCGTGCTGAACCGTACTCGTGCGGGATCGTTCCTCGCTGTATTCGTCACCGGCGCAGGCATGTTCGCGGTGTTCCTGTTCCTGACGTACTACCTACAGAACACCCTGAAGTACACACCCATCACCACCGGGTTCGCATTCATGCCGATGATCGCGTCGCTGATTCTCACGGCGACACTGTCCACGGCACTGATCCTCCCACGCTTCGGACCCCGCATCCTGATGACGACCGGCCTGATCGTGGCTTCCGTCGGAATGGGACTGCTGACGCAGATCGACATCGACAGCAGCTACGTCACACACATCCTGCCCGGCCTGGTCATCATGGGCCTCGGACTCGGAGCCACCATGGCACCGGCCATGCAGGGCGCGATCTCGGGCGTCGACCCGGACGACTCCGGCGTCGCGTCGGCCACGGTGAACACGATGCAGCAGGTGGGCGGCTCGATCGGCACGGCGCTGCTCAGCACCGTCGCCGCCAACGCGGCCACCAGTTACGTCAGCACCAACATGGCAACGGCAACCGATGCGGCTCTGCTGCAGGCCAATGCCGAGATCGCCAGCTACACCACCACGTTCTGGTGGGCGTCGGGAATCTTCCTGCTCGGTGCAGTGCTGTCGGCCACGCTCCTGAAGAAGGGACCGTTGCCCTCGGCTCCCGAAGGTGCGGTTGTCGTCGGGCACTGA
- a CDS encoding 3-hydroxybutyrate dehydrogenase, which yields MTDLNGRSALVTGGASGIGAACARELAGRGARVTVADVNDVAAKELASEIGGEVWSVDLLDTTALDDLRLDIDILVNNAGIQTVAPIVDFDPGAFRRIQTLMVEAPFLLVRAALPHMYSRGFGRVVNLSSVHGLRASEFKVAYVTAKHALEGLSKVTALEGAAHGVTSNCVNPGYVRTPLVEKQIADQAKAHGIPENEVLEKVLLTEAAIKRLVEPAEVASLVGWLTSENAGMVTGASYTMDGGWSAR from the coding sequence GTGACCGACCTGAACGGACGCTCCGCCCTCGTCACCGGGGGAGCGTCCGGCATCGGGGCTGCGTGTGCGCGAGAGCTCGCCGGCCGCGGTGCACGCGTCACCGTCGCCGATGTGAACGACGTTGCCGCAAAGGAATTGGCGTCGGAGATCGGCGGTGAGGTGTGGTCGGTGGATCTGCTCGACACCACCGCGCTGGACGATCTTCGCTTGGACATTGACATCTTGGTCAACAACGCGGGTATCCAAACCGTCGCACCGATAGTCGACTTCGACCCAGGCGCGTTCCGCAGAATCCAGACGCTGATGGTCGAGGCTCCGTTCCTTTTGGTTCGGGCTGCGTTGCCGCACATGTACTCTCGCGGCTTCGGGCGGGTGGTCAACCTGTCATCGGTGCACGGACTGCGGGCCTCGGAATTCAAGGTCGCCTACGTCACCGCCAAGCATGCACTCGAAGGACTGTCGAAAGTGACGGCCCTCGAAGGCGCAGCCCACGGAGTGACGAGCAACTGCGTCAACCCGGGATACGTACGTACGCCATTGGTCGAGAAGCAGATCGCAGACCAGGCCAAGGCACATGGGATTCCCGAGAACGAAGTACTCGAAAAGGTGCTGCTGACGGAGGCTGCCATCAAGCGACTCGTCGAACCGGCCGAAGTCGCCTCACTGGTGGGCTGGTTGACCTCCGAGAACGCGGGCATGGTCACCGGGGCGTCGTACACGATGGACGGTGGTTGGTCGGCTCGTTAG
- a CDS encoding TetR/AcrR family transcriptional regulator: MSVRADTAASKPLRADAERNRRRIVDAARELFASHGIDITLDDVAAHAKVGVGTVYRRFSCKEELIDGVFEQRLEDMLATAKRALEAKDPWEGLVQFLAQVCEGMSADRGLGDVVLGSDEGCRGIAQVRSRIDPFFEKIVDRALASGQLRPDVAVNDFYPLLGMIGASVEFSSAVDAANWRRYFTVLLDGLRGDGVPRSTLPGRPFTSEEVDAAKAAMHRRRR; this comes from the coding sequence ATGAGTGTGAGAGCGGACACAGCGGCATCGAAGCCCCTAAGGGCAGATGCCGAACGCAATCGACGTCGCATCGTGGATGCGGCCCGTGAGCTGTTCGCCTCACATGGCATCGACATCACGCTCGACGACGTCGCGGCGCATGCCAAGGTGGGCGTCGGAACCGTCTATCGACGCTTCTCGTGCAAGGAAGAACTGATCGACGGTGTATTCGAGCAGCGACTCGAGGACATGCTCGCAACCGCAAAGCGGGCGCTCGAGGCGAAGGATCCATGGGAAGGGCTGGTGCAGTTCCTGGCCCAGGTCTGTGAGGGAATGTCGGCGGATCGTGGTCTCGGCGACGTCGTCCTGGGCTCGGACGAGGGCTGCCGCGGTATCGCACAGGTTCGCTCGCGCATCGATCCGTTCTTCGAGAAGATCGTCGATCGCGCGCTGGCATCCGGGCAGCTGCGACCGGACGTCGCGGTCAACGACTTCTATCCATTGCTCGGCATGATCGGCGCGAGCGTCGAATTCTCCAGCGCTGTCGACGCCGCCAACTGGCGTCGCTACTTCACCGTGTTGCTCGACGGTCTGCGGGGTGACGGTGTCCCGCGATCGACGCTGCCGGGGCGCCCGTTCACCAGCGAAGAAGTCGACGCGGCCAAAGCCGCGATGCACCGGCGTCGACGCTGA
- a CDS encoding aminotransferase class I/II-fold pyridoxal phosphate-dependent enzyme — protein sequence MPAQTQLGLMNHEELASEHERQSAKYTQLKAENLKLDLTRGKPSPEQLDLAADLLTLPGADFKDGNGTDCRNYGGLAGLPELRAIFGELLGIPVKNLLAGNNASLEIMQDLVVWALLHGLPDSPRAWSAEPNIRFLCPSPGYDRHFAITESFGIEMIPVPMGPDGPDVHEIATLVASDPQIKGMWVVPNYANPTGAVYSEEVVRALATMPAAAPDFRLFWDNAYAVHPLTEEFAPSYDVIGMAAEAGFPNRAFVFASTSKVTFAGAGVSFFGSSEENLAWYQKHLGKKSIGPDKLNQLRHLRFFGDADGVRAHMAKHREILKPKFALVQQILEDRLGASKIASWTEPKGGYFISLDVLDGTAARSIALAKDAGIALTAAGSAFPYGKDPEDKNIRLAPSFPSLGELEKSMDGVATCVLLAATEKLLES from the coding sequence ATGCCAGCGCAAACCCAGTTGGGTCTGATGAACCATGAGGAGCTCGCCTCCGAGCACGAGCGGCAGAGCGCGAAGTACACGCAGCTCAAGGCCGAGAATCTGAAGCTCGATCTCACCCGCGGCAAGCCGTCACCCGAGCAGCTCGATCTTGCTGCCGATCTGTTGACGCTTCCCGGCGCGGATTTCAAGGACGGCAACGGCACCGATTGCCGCAACTACGGCGGCCTCGCGGGTCTGCCGGAATTGCGTGCCATCTTCGGTGAACTGCTCGGTATCCCGGTGAAGAACTTGCTCGCCGGCAACAATGCGAGCCTCGAGATCATGCAGGACCTGGTGGTCTGGGCTCTGCTGCACGGTCTGCCCGATTCGCCCCGCGCCTGGTCGGCCGAGCCGAACATCAGATTCCTCTGCCCATCACCCGGCTACGACCGGCACTTCGCGATCACCGAGAGCTTCGGCATCGAGATGATCCCGGTTCCGATGGGGCCCGACGGCCCGGACGTGCACGAGATCGCCACTCTGGTGGCGTCGGATCCGCAGATCAAGGGCATGTGGGTGGTGCCGAACTACGCCAATCCCACCGGTGCCGTCTACTCGGAGGAAGTCGTTCGCGCGCTGGCCACCATGCCCGCTGCAGCACCCGACTTCCGTCTGTTCTGGGACAACGCCTACGCGGTGCACCCGCTGACCGAGGAGTTCGCGCCGTCCTACGACGTCATCGGGATGGCAGCCGAGGCAGGTTTCCCCAATCGTGCGTTCGTGTTCGCCTCGACGTCGAAGGTCACGTTCGCCGGTGCGGGCGTCAGCTTCTTCGGCAGTTCCGAGGAGAACCTCGCCTGGTATCAGAAGCACCTCGGCAAGAAGAGCATCGGTCCGGACAAGCTCAACCAGCTTCGCCATCTGCGTTTCTTCGGCGACGCCGATGGGGTGCGGGCTCACATGGCCAAGCATCGCGAGATCCTGAAGCCCAAGTTCGCTCTGGTGCAGCAGATCCTCGAAGATCGGCTCGGTGCGTCGAAGATCGCCTCGTGGACCGAACCCAAGGGCGGTTACTTCATCAGCCTCGACGTGCTCGACGGAACGGCCGCGCGGTCGATCGCGCTGGCCAAGGACGCCGGAATTGCGTTGACAGCCGCCGGCTCGGCCTTCCCGTACGGAAAAGATCCGGAAGACAAGAACATTCGCCTCGCCCCGAGCTTCCCTTCGCTCGGTGAGCTGGAGAAGTCGATGGACGGCGTCGCGACCTGCGTGTTGCTGGCCGCGACGGAGAAACTGCTCGAAAGCTAG
- the kdpF gene encoding K(+)-transporting ATPase subunit F — protein MTLDGTINVVLVVIAAAVVIYLFVALLDPERF, from the coding sequence ATGACGCTCGACGGAACCATCAACGTCGTACTCGTGGTGATCGCCGCCGCGGTGGTCATCTATTTGTTCGTGGCACTGCTCGACCCGGAGAGGTTCTGA